The Glycine max cultivar Williams 82 chromosome 3, Glycine_max_v4.0, whole genome shotgun sequence sequence attaattctaaaaaaattatattcgcAGCCATATTTGTGACTTAAAAGGTAAATATCAACCGTTCTTATGAGGAAAAAAATAGGCCTACTTTATTTGatgactatatatatttttaaataattaaaaacatttaatatgatgttttatttttaatcaatattgaaaaattaaagattaaacttTACACAGATTGATATAATGACAtcaaattaaagatttttttttaattgagttatATGGTTGTAACTTGCACGGGACGATAGTTGTTCTTTGCTAATTAGACTTCACTTATAAAATAGACATATGATGTGACAATCAAAAGAAAAGTGATGCTGATTGGTGAAAGTAACggataccattttttttttttttttaaattctcgTTTTAGACAATGGAATCATGCAAGTGTGGAACTGGAACACAACCTGCATTGCacggtttatatatataatattatttaattcagattatcattatttaattatattatgattaaaaaaaataaatgtatcaaTATAATGTGATACGAAATTAGAACTTGATTttgaagtttatatatatatatatatatatatattatataatatttgttgaaaaagattgctttttaaaaataaattttagtattttgagaaattaatttctatttttttattgaaaatactTTGGATTCATAAAAAAGTATTTCAttataaagtatattttaatatattaaaataaaaatttaattaaaatatattatcattataaagttttttttgttatgtatatCATATAATCTAATAACAATTTTGGcactaacataaaaattaaacacttaaaataaattacattcttacaaaataatattaaacactATACTACTTAAGtaaggttatcaaactcgagaaTTTACACAGACTCATGATAGTTTTATAGACTTGACATGTAAACTCAACTAGTagactcataaaaataataacaaaatatctataaataacatactaattaaccatttcaacaatataataaaataaaacattaaatcataaagttcgaaatatttaaataaccaagtctagtaataatacatcactaGTAAATAACTTGTAGAGATTAGAGTAGTGGTAGATGATGTTCTTAGAGAATAAGAGTTTGGTATTattaaaggtgagaattttGTATTGGAGAATAACATACTAAATGAAAATACGTTGAATGTTAAACacatagaaaacaataaaaaaaatgacttacattttggtctaattttttaatttttttttaagttgctaACTCGTTGACTCGATGGTAAACTCCTGAGTCTACCGAATTTATTTAGAGTTTATAGAGTTTACCCGGagtatactaaaaaaaaatttactcaaGAATCAACTCGCATAAGACAAGTGGACTCGTGAAGTCGTAAGAATTAGCAATTCGAGAGTTTGATAATCATGGTACTAAATGCTAACACTTCATTAAAGACGACAAAAGAAAACACTTCTTAAAGATTCAAAAGCATAAACACTTCCttaaagattataaaaaagaaattgttttttcttttgttaaaatgaattttcctTTTCAATCCAGGTCTAacaattgatgttttttttttgttagaaaacaTAATTAGTTCTCTAAACAAGTTAAATTATGACacgtatatttatttttttggaaaggtttctaattttttttggtaaggAGGCACGTATATTTATTTAAACCCatgttatctttaaaaatattcagaatttataaaagtattttatctCCTAAAAATAATGATACCACAAAACCAGGTATGAAGTAAAAGATATAAgtgtaatcattttttttagagtACACTGTAGTCattcatattatttttggataaatCAGGTATCTTTTATCCTTTAACCAAAAGTTAAGATTAATCTCTCATTAACCTCTCTTTAAGAGATGTTTTTTTCATTCACGTAACATATGTATGGACTTGTGATCAAATAGGATAGCATTACGGTTCATGTTTGACACTTCAAACTCTACAAGACAATTTGTGTGTCAGATACAAGAAAATGAAGTTAATATCATTCCACATCACTAGTTATTCACAACCAGGGAATACCATGTCATATTTCTCTTTCTCAAATAACAAAAGTTCATATAATAACTACTAGTGGCCATTGATAATGATTATACATTGCAAATTAAATTACCTTGGCAAGTAGTCTCTCATTAACTCTTGAGAAAACTATTTCAACCATTTGTTTCCAAGATTTTCATTCCATTTGCAATATTAACTTCATTTTCCACGGTTCTGGCCAATTCAACCGATGCTCCAATGTAAGTATCCGGTGGTAACTTTAATAGATCCATCAATTTGCTTCTTTTGGAATATCTAATAAGCCTTCAATGAAGTCTCTAATGCTCTTTTTGTTGACAGCTTTCCCTCTAGTTAACTCCTTTGACTCTTGTAAGGCTCAAAAACAACATATCCATGCAATACCTAAATATATAGATTTGCAAACAATTTGTGCTAAATTTTGAAAGGGAATGAAAAGCAACATCAAGAGTAGTATGCATAAAAGAATCTTGGCTCCGAATAAAGTCATTTCCTTCCTCTTTAAGGCACAAGAGAAAAATGCAACCCAATTGAGCACAGCCAAGCTACAACCCACTTTccaccaaaaattaaaatagtaaaacCAAGAACACCAGCTAAAATCAAAATAGCACTAAACTGGAAGCAAAAATACTTATcaattgtaaatttgtaatggtaaaaaaaatgagtcAATAGACAATAGAGTCCGAAGCTTCTTATTCCTTACTTGAGCAAGAAACATTGAGGGAGTGTGTgaagcaagaaaataaaatgcagGAATATGAAAATCTACTTTACCTTTCTTACAAAGCAAATTCCAAATAATTGAGGAAAGAAAATTTAGAAGACGAAATTAGCTTCATTTAAATTAGCCATACCAAATATCCCCTGCAGTCAGAATTTTTCAAGGGCATCACATACTGATGATAATCTTATCCATCTATCACAACTGGGCACCTCTGATGTTACTCCATCGATACATATGCACCAATCAACTCCTAATGCATGTTATTCCTACCATGCTAcaagaaaagtaaaatttatacaATGTAAGGTATGAAAACTATTAAGAAGACAGTCTTCAGCCAGATGAGCTCCTGTGAGGTTTCATTTGAGTATTTGACATATTTATCAGTTAGATCAAAGTAATGATAGAAATCATAAAGACATGAgtcaaggaaaagaaataatttgcaaTTTCATTGAAGACAGTTCATTACATGTGTAGCATATCCTTTGACAGAAAAATCAAGATTTGGACTTTCTTCGAAAATACCATACGGAACCAATTGTTTCTATCAACTGCCATTTTTTAAACAACATGGAAACAGTGTCCATCCAATGAGTACAATCAAGAGAATTATATCATTCTGCATAAAAAAACATGTGCGAAGTGGCTAGTGTGCAGAATCCTCTTGGTACAACACAGCTGCAATTGTCATAAGGAAAGCATAAACTGCTTTGGGTAACCATTGCACCAGTTTCCCAACAACTGGGACTCGTTCAGTAGCTTTCTTTGTTACTGCAGCAACTGTTGGTGTTGCAACCAAAGTGGCAACAAGTTTTCTACGAACAACATTGAATGTTTCGGGTGCCATTTGCTCGAAGAAACCAAAAAATTCGTCACGGTTAATTTGGCCATCCTCATTGTCATCACAGAACTGCAAATTTGTTATGAATCACACTAAATTCCAACATACCATTAATTATAATatgcaggaaaaaaaattcaatatagtTGAAGCAATTGACAAATTCTGTTGGCCTTAACAAAGTTGTACATATAGCTTATCTTAGGAGAGTTGAATTTTAACATAGGTAAGcacaaagagaaagaagatttatagaaaaatgaaaatgagccTTTCAACTTGCacaataaaaaatttccatGTTGATTCCGATTGAAAAGAATGATAAGGCCTCGTATATAGATCGCAACAGCTAGCTTGTTGAAGGTATAATAAAGCTCTAATGGAAAGTACAGAACACCTTTGATTATTTGTGCAATGGCATGCTCAGTCTAATTTTGGCTTGCATCTCAGAAATTAACAAACTAGCATGCATTATGCAATTtctacaaaatagaagaatttcTGCATCCAAATTTCCAAAATGAACCCAAAACTATGTCTCAAATTTTCCATGTTGACACAACTATCTATCAAATGAACCCAAAACTCTACCATAAACAAGTTAATAGATGAACAACCAGGATTGCTTCTCATATTCAAACTCTCCATTGCCATTAAATTGAAGTAAACGAATTAGTAACCTATTATTAAAGAGATGAAAACTGTATATAGTGTATTACAAGGTTAAAACAGAAAACACTATTGCATAGATTTATTTCCAGTGTAAAATTTTCATACTTTTAAGTAGATAGAATACTTAGTTTGATCCCATTATGACACATTAAATTACCGTGATGACTTGTTTTATTCTGTCTTTTGACGGAGGATCAAAATGGGGGCCGGGAATATACTTGTTGATATCACTACAATGTAAAACAGATCACTTTTAGAAGGGCTAATCAAATTTATTCAGCATTTCAGAAACATATTATCAATGTCACCAAAATGTAAAACACAGGCTTCTTACTTGTACACAAGTAAAATAGCAATATACAGATCTCCAAATCTCAAATTATTTTGTGCTGGATTCTTTACTCGGTCAAAAACTCGATCTGTTATCTTTCTTATTTGCCTTTTCCTCCACTCCTTACCTGTGTAAACACAAGCAAAGGCATTGAGCACTACAACTTGACCACTCAACTGTATGCTATGTTTAATATGCTGTATCTTACATTTACATATGCAAGAATGTCATGTCCAGTTAATGAAGGCATAAAACCTAAGTTACCATTAAATCCAGTAACCTCATATTCAGGAAGAATGTTTTCAACCATCAAGGAAGTGAGTTTATTGAAATACCAATTATGCATAACAAAATCCATTAATAATTTAAGGGTTAGTCTGAAAAGTTaaaattgaagtatttaaaCTCTAAGGGATTTGATTCCTCTAAAGTGATCAACTCATTTTACAGAATAAattaaagtagtctcggtcctTGTTGAGAAAATTAAGGGTTGATTAATCGGATCCAACTATAAGCTTCTTACATTCTGGCATTGAAATCACAGGCAATGCAGTGTTTATGGAATGGAAGTGAAGGAACAAATTATTATACCACAATTTATCTCAAAATGGCACGAGTTTAGACTTCAAGAGTACAAACATCCAAAAGACGattcaataaacaaacaaatcctGTAAAGGGATTTATGCAACttcccaatttaaaagcaaactCAAAGCTCAATCTCCAGCAGAAATCAAACATACGAATTGAACATCTCtcttattattagtattttaccAAAGTTGGATTCTCTAGAGCTTAAAATTGATATGTAGCTCATGAAGCTATAATCCAAAGGTGcataagtttttaaaatcaacatgatgctttatttaatttaaaaaaaaaaattaaggttaaAGATCTTTGCAGTTAATTAACATACATTTTAACTGTAGAGAATCTTGAtctgaagaagagaagaaatgaAGGAAGTGGAAGAATGAAAAGGGTGCAGGAACTGAAGATCAGGTAATGAAACAACAGAGCAAAAGGCAACAAAGATAAAGGCATGAAAGAGGAAAGTGATCAATAAGCACTGATCGGCAGCTTAAACCAAACTGCATGAAATCTTAACAgcgaaaaaaaatgttatattttgtactaaaataacaacaaaaaaacgtAACAAAGATAAAGGCATAGGATGAATAATTAACTGCACAAGGGTGCAGTTTTtttagaagcaacaacaataataatacctTGTAACTTGATGAAGAATCGTCCCATCCATGATAGGATACCAAACATATCTCACTCCAACTAGCTTGTGTTGTGTTCTGTGTGAGTTTCATGAGTTAGCTTTGAACTTAAGACTTGATGATGATGGTCGATATTCTTGTTTTCAGCTAACAAGTCACCCGGGAAACCCGCAACACCAAACATCTCAACCAaggttacttttttaaaaataaaagagaaaaaagaaaaaaaatagctaAAGAAAGTAGAAATTAATAGTTACATTTTAAaggtttaaaaagaaataaaaataattatatatattgaaagatTATTTAAGAATATGAAATATGTACACCaagtaattatctttattaatgataatagtaattaaatatgttttatttctggtaatacatttacttttttttattttagtctttataatttttttttgaaaatgttacttggaaatttatttattttttgttttgattcttatttttttttaattcttatattatattattattcttttattttagttcctataatattttgtttaatttatttcgaATTagcttcttaaaaaatatttgataaagattaaaaataaacgatttatatattataaggtCAGAAATGAGATAATACATATATCATAAGGACCAAGACAAAACAACAAGGACCGaagctaaaataaaaataaaaattagaaggactatttaaaaaacaaaaaatttacaagcatcaaaataaaaaaaatagtatattacAATGACAAAAACTCCCATAAGATAATTGTGCTCTTGATTTTCTGCCTCACAAGGGGTGCCAATATCATGCCTCTGTTTACTTCCTCTATAGATTGACCATGTTGTCTAAGATAGATGTAGTGTTGTTTTATGttcatttgagttattttaagCCTCGTTTCTTCCTTCGAGGCTTCAACAGTTGAACCCTTGCAACATGTAAAGTAGTGTATTTCTGTTACCATATTATAACAGATTTCACTAGGGTTAATTTTATGTGATGAGGGTAGAGTGTTCTTTGAGTGTCAGTTTACCAAACCTGGAAAAGGGTGAATGTTGCTATTTGCTCATAAAAATTACTTTCTATTATCATCTTCATGACATGAAATTCAGAAGTATTAATATTGCATACACAAAAGGCTTTGTCATAAAATGTTACCAAAGGGAAttacatttcaattttcaactaaAATTTGCCCACAAGACTAACACAAACACCAGAAATGAGTAAGATGACTGCTAGGGCCATACTCATtattcaacacaaaaacaacaaacaaaagcatTTGCATTCATTCCTGAGCAAAAATAAGCACTTGTTTACCAACATTGCAGTCGCTAAAGAGGCCAACCAACGCTGCAGGTCCATTCTCAAGGCCCTCACAATGCCTTCCACATACACAACCTTCCCTTCTCTAATATGAGTCTGGACAAACTCCAAGAATTTTGGATATAAATGATAGAAATCATTTACAAGGAGATCTTCCATTTTCACTCGCTTAAATATGAGATTTGCCAAATTTGTTACACCATCTAATTGAGTAGGATTGTACTGTGAGATCATTCCACACACAGGTATTCTGCCATGGACTCTCATGTTCAAGAGCACAGCATCGATTGTCTTGCCCCCAACATTCTCAAAGTAAATGTCAATGCCTTCTGGAAAGTACCTGATTTGTTAATTGATATTCACTGTCACTTGTGTGTATCATGTTACTATGTGTAGTGACTAAACTTTTAAAGGCGATAAACAATGCAAATGAAATTTTCCCTGCCACAAACTGTTAAATACCAACCTTTTCAAAGTAGCATTGAGGTCTAGTTCTTCTTTGTAGTTGAAAGCTTCATCAAATCCAAATTTATTCAAGAGATCCACCTTGGTGCAATAGATATACATTTAATGAGAGAACGATTGAGGGATTGGCTGAGCTGATTTTACAGAGATTTATTCATGATTTCAAAAACTATAAACaacttttgaaaatagaaatcaaacatgGCCTACATATTTTTTGCTGGTCTCCAAATCTTAAACAGGATGGATTTCTGGCCTTTTTAATCATACCCTTTTCTAAGAAAACATGTTCCTATTCCAAAATTGATGAGAAGGTGCAAGTACTTTCGTTAGTCTCGGTTAAATTTCTGATCATAAACTCATTGTTTATTGGTAATATATTGGAAGAGTTGGAGTTCGATAGTTAGAGTAGTACTTTGCATATAAACAAGAACACAGATCCACCAAGTAATGCAAATTTCTGTATTATAATAAAACATCAGAGTGTAACTTTTGATTTATGGCATAAATCATAATATGCtccttttttcaaaagaaaattatgtaCTTTAATTCTACCTACAATCTTGGAAAATCCCAAAATTATGAAGCATGTCTCAGTTTGCATTGTCAAGGGACTTCATAATCAAGAGAACAAATTCCCAAAGCTTGGAATTTTGAAAGAGTATTTCTGTAACATACATAGCCTAATTCAAACCCTCCTAGTGGAAAACACTTTGACCATTATTATTGTAAATACactaattcaaaatatatagtaCTTTAAACACCAGACGAAATATCAAAGGTACATAACATTTTATgctaatttatcatttatgcaGGCACCTATGAcattaaaaatttgagaaatacCTTCTCTTTACTTCCAGCACTTCCAACAACATAACAACCAGTCCATTTAGCAAACTGCCCCACAAGTTGACTGATAAgaatagataaaaatgaaacagaTTTGAAAAGATAGAACAAAAATTTATAGATaatttgagatattttattACACAGGTTTTCGAGAGCCTGTCTCTCCACAATTCAGATTCTTCCTAATTCCCCGAGTGCCTTGCCCATTCTGGTTTACTTCTATTTATTACATCTAATGGACACAACTATTATGAATGGTTGTGATTGTTCCCAAGGGTCATGCCCCCTTGATTCGCATCTCCTGACCTTGCACCCCTTGGGCGGATCATAATGGTTGGTTGTGACTGTTCCCAAGGGTCATGTCCCCTTGATTCACATCTTCTAACCTTGCACCCCTTGGGTGAATCGTAACTATTGGGTGGTTTACACCTTTTGGGTGGGTTGTAACTATTGGGTGGTTTGCACCCCTTGGGTGTTTGCGGGTGTACACCTTGGTGATGTGTGGCTTATGCTTATGCTTATCAATAGCCCCGCCTAAAAGactcaccttgtcctcaaggtgataagTTGGAAAAACCTCTTGTAATTTAGCCACAGAGTCCCAACTATTTTCACTAGGAGGGAGATTTTGCCATTGAATTAAAACTTTCACGTTGTCAGGTTGTAATTCATGAATATCTAAAATAGAATCTGGATAAGCTTGTAATTCCTGATCCTCAGATAACATAGGTGGTAAAGGTTGGGACTGGAACGAGTCACCAATGGCTTTCTTGAGGAGAGAGACATGAAAGACCGAATGAATTTTACTGTGAGATGGAAGATCCAACTTATAAGCAACAACAACCACGTTATTTAACACCTGGAAAGGACCATAAAACCGAGGGGAGAGTTTTTCATTAATCCTTTTAGCCGAGGATCTTTTCCTGTAAGGTTGTATCTTCAAGAACACCCAATCACCGACTGCATATTCTATGTCCCGACGGCGTTTGTTGGTATTTGCTTGCATGATATCTTGAGACTTCAACAAATTTTCTCTTAGAGTAGCCAATAATTCATCCCGAGCAATTGTTAGTTTATTGACTTCTTCAAGGCAGGAAGGAATGGTGGATCCCTTGAGAATGTGAGGGGGATCATGTCCATACAAAGCTTTGAAAGGAGATATCTTGCTTGAAGCGTTATAATTAGTGTTAAACAAAAATTCTGCTCATGGAAGACAAGAAGCCCATTTATTAGGCTTTGTTCCAGTTAAGCACCAT is a genomic window containing:
- the LOC100782930 gene encoding uncharacterized protein, producing the protein MFGILSWMGRFFIKLQGKEWRKRQIRKITDRVFDRVKNPAQNNLRFGDLYIAILLVYNDINKYIPGPHFDPPSKDRIKQVITFCDDNEDGQINRDEFFGFFEQMAPETFNVVRRKLVATLVATPTVAAVTKKATERVPVVGKLVQWLPKAVYAFLMTIAAVLYQEDSAH